In Ostrinia nubilalis chromosome 12, ilOstNubi1.1, whole genome shotgun sequence, one DNA window encodes the following:
- the LOC135076425 gene encoding synaptic vesicle glycoprotein 2A-like codes for MVTVKTDVEAPAVKEEIPHDHLFKVTGLSSTNLEKLAQEPSDFEAAIAATGFGRFNIFLMLCSLPAFWSAVSVTSSVSYIFTRAQCDMSLSLLDMGTINAITYGGMISSAMVWGFLSDTLGRRRIMAYGFFCSGLVEIAAAMSQSFIMLLLTRFASGFLFNGPFAVLLSYLAELHRTELRARVILLTSLFYTVANTTLPMLAWAILTKDWQFHIYGDTIVIHSWNLFLFATALVPLLTGVAFLCLPESPKFLMSRGRNDEAMKIFRKIYSMNMDKPAEDYPITQLVEEKTEEQARGVAALRGGVEQLLPLFKPPHAKWLLLICFIHLGCMFGSNTIRLWYPQLAAMIGSETNGSLCSAIAPGPVLVADEACVPIETDILTYLQSAVVGAGSVLTYGVGGALINRCGKKVVVGVSGVISAGLVVLLPLLGHDAMSVAALVTAVLAFTSLFGASMHSVAVDLFPTSLRVMAMATFLMSGRLGTIAGTVIFPALVTYGCWPPFITIAAVLGGKQQF; via the exons atggtgACGGTCAAGACTGACGTGGAAGCTCCGGCGGTGAAGGAGGAGATCCCTCATGACCACCTCTTCAAGGTGACGGGATTGTCTTCGACTAATCTGGAGAAGTTGGCACAAG AGCCATCAGACTTCGAAGCAGCGATCGCAGCTACTGGCTTCGGGCGCTTCAACATCTTCCTGATGCTGTGCTCTCTCCCTGCCTTCTGGAGCGCCGTCTCCGTCACCAGCTCCGTGTCCTACATCTTCACGAGGGCGCAGTGCGACATGAGCCTCAGCCTGCTCGACATGGGCACCATCAATGCTATCACTTACGGAG GCATGATCTCATCGGCCATGGTGTGGGGCTTCCTGTCGGACACGCTGGGGCGGCGCCGCATCATGGCGTACGGGTTCTTCTGCTCGGGGCTGGTGGAGATCGCGGCTGCCATGAGCCAGAGCTTCATCATGCTGCTGCTGACGAGATTCGCCAGTGGGTTTCT TTTCAACGGCCCCTTCGCGGTGCTCCTGTCCTACTTAGCAGAGCTCCACCGGACGGAGTTGCGCGCGCGCGTGATCCTGCTCACCAGCCTGTTCTATACTGTGGCCAACACCACGCTGCCCATGCTGGCCTGGGCCATCCTGACCAAGGACTGGCAGTTCCACATCTATGGGGATACTATTG TAATCCACAGCTGGAACCTGTTCCTCTTCGCCACGGCGCTGGTGCCGCTCCTGACAGGGGTGGCCTTCCTCTGTCTGCCCGAGAGCCCCAAGTTCCTGATGTCCAGGGGACGGAACGACGAGGCCATGAAGATCTTCAGGAAGATCTACAGCATGAACATGGATAAGCCTGCTGAAGATTATCCG ATTACTCAGCTAGTAGAAGAGAAGACGGAGGAGCAGGCGCGAGGAGTGGCAGCCCTGAGGGGAGGCGTGGAGCAGCTGCTGCCGCTGTTCAAGCCGCCGCACGCCAAGTGGCTGCTGCTCATCTGCTTCATACACTTGGGCTGTATGTTCGG GTCCAACACGATCCGCCTGTGGTACCCGCAACTAGCCGCCATGATCGGCTCGGAGACCAACGGCAGTCTGTGCTCCGCCATCGCGCCGGGCCCGGTGCTGGTGGCTGATGAAGCCTGCGTGCCCATCGAGACCGACATCCTGACGTATCTACAGAGCGCCGTGGTGGGAGCTGGCTCCGTGCTGACGTATGGAGTTGGTGGGGCGCTGATTAACAG ATGCGGCAAGAAGGTAGTGGTAGGCGTGAGCGGCGTCATCAGCGCGGGTCTGGTGGTGCTGCTGCCTCTCTTGGGTCACGACGCGATGTCGGTGGCGGCGCTGGTGACGGCCGTGCTGGCGTTCACCTCGCTCTTCGGGGCTTCCATGCACAGCGTCGCCGTCGACCTGTTCCCGACTTCACTAAG GGTGATGGCTATGGCCACCTTCCTGATGAGCGGGCGGCTGGGCACCATCGCGGGCACCGTCATCTTCCCTGCGCTTGTCACCTACGGCTGCTGGCCGCCCTTCATCACCATCGCAGCAGTCTTGGGCGGTAAGCAGCAgttttag